Within the Erigeron canadensis isolate Cc75 chromosome 6, C_canadensis_v1, whole genome shotgun sequence genome, the region CTAAAAAGTGATAAGAAACAATTGGATGAGGTTAGAGAAGCTGAACAAGTAAATTTAAGGTCACCTCATACTAACTTATGaccatattatatattaagtagCGGAAAATGTTCATCGTCATATTGACTTTATTTGCAGCCTGGAGATGTTGTAGTTGTGGCCACAATAGCTATGCTCGAACCGGAGTTTGGATGATTCTTTATTGCTTGCaaaaaatgtcaaaagaaaGTCATAAGCAAAATGGAGTACTTGGAAATTGCCGATGAAGAAGAGCTCACTGATGAGCTTATCAATGCTCCAGGTGACAGTATCTGGTgtcgaaaagaaaaaaaaatagcaacAGAAGTTGGACCCAAGTAATACTGTAAAATTTTTTCAGTTTATACTaaaaatatagagatatatttacAGTTTGATAATATATGTGGCATTTTTTTTGCAATAGTCTtatacatttacattttaacttcagGTTCAGAGTCACCATGAGAGTCCAAGACAGCACAGGCAGTGCCTCTTTTGTAATGTGGGATAGAGAAGTCCAGAAGCTACTTCGTTTGTCTGCCCATGATATCCGTCAAAGACAACtgaataataatgatgatgagacTTACCCGCATGAACTTGAAGGGTTGCTAAATGTGAAAGTTGCATTTAAGATAAAAATAGACAAATACAATGTGAAACATAAGGGCAGTGCTTATACTGTCAACAAGATGTGTGATGATCCTAATATCATTGCGGAgttagaagatgaagaaaacgacAATGAGGTACTCAATTAATTTGCTATTTGAAATTGTAATGATggtaattagttaattatattgGCTATAATGAATATAACAATATGCTAACATGTATTTTATTGATGACTAGGTTCAGCAACAAGAAGCCATGCCAGAAATTGTGTCAGCTCTTAAGCTTGTTGAGGAGTCGCAAGGTGGACCAGATTCAAAGGTATTTGTAATAG harbors:
- the LOC122604396 gene encoding uncharacterized protein LOC122604396; protein product: MEYLEIADEEELTDELINAPGDSIWCRKEKKIATEVGPKFRVTMRVQDSTGSASFVMWDREVQKLLRLSAHDIRQRQLNNNDDETYPHELEGLLNVKVAFKIKIDKYNVKHKGSAYTVNKMCDDPNIIAELEDEENDNEVQQQEAMPEIVSALKLVEESQGGPDSKDAFSVTGDSLAVEIEKDCETSPLQKRPNDTPGVE